The Arachis hypogaea cultivar Tifrunner chromosome 16, arahy.Tifrunner.gnm2.J5K5, whole genome shotgun sequence genome contains a region encoding:
- the LOC112755421 gene encoding ethylene-responsive transcription factor TINY-like gives MNASISELESTSNSLSFSFSPSPPPPQPLKQSSSTKLKGKTYSNNKHPVYRGVRMRNWGKWVSEIREPRKKSRIWLGTFPTPEMAARAHDVAALSIKGNSAILNFPDLENCLPRPASLAPRDVQAAAAKAAHMDKFELLIPSSSPSSSSLTFELTEIIELPRLETGDEYRKEFVFVDSEDAWMYQPPPMPWLLYGQEEEEDGTSFRSFFSDY, from the coding sequence atgaaTGCTTCCATTTCGGAGCTTGAAAGCACCTCAAACTCGTTATCATTTTCTTTCTCACCATCACCGCCGCCGCCACAACCACTAAAACAATCGTCTTCAACGAAATTAAAGGGCAAAACGTACTCAAACAACAAGCACCCGGTGTACCGAGGGGTACGGATGCGGAACTGGGGGAAATGGGTGTCGGAAATCCGGGAGCCGCGCAAGAAATCGCGCATATGGCTGGGCACATTTCCGACACCAGAGATGGCGGCCAGGGCTCACGACGTGGCCGCACTAAGCATCAAAGGAAATTCCGCCATTCTCAATTTTCCTGACCTTGAAAACTGCCTTCCTCGCCCGGCATCCTTGGCGCCTCGCGACGTCCAGGCTGCCGCGGCGAAGGCAGCTCACATGGACAAGTTTGAGTTATTAATACCTTCTTCGTCCCCGTCCTCGTCCTCGTTGACTTTCGAGCTGACGGAGATTATTGAGCTTCCGAGGCTCGAAACCGGCGACGAGTACCGGAAGGAGTTTGTGTTTGTGGACTCCGAGGATGCATGGATGTATCAACCACCTCCAATGCCGTGGTTGCTGTAcggacaagaagaagaagaagatggtacttctttccggagttttttTTCGGATTACTAA